A stretch of DNA from Kangiella sediminilitoris:
AGCGTCCCTGGGACAGTTAACTGCAAATATCGCCCACGAAGTAAAAAACCCTCTAAGTGCCGTTAGCCAGGCTTCTCAGCTGTTGTCTGAAAGCAGTTCATTATCAAAAGATGAAAAAGAGCTAACGGCAATTATTTACAGGCAATCAAAGCGTATCAATGAAATTATTGAAAACGTGCAGAAAGTTTCAAAAAGTAAACCGCCTAATAGAGAGCAGTTTGAGTTGAAAGAGTTTATTGAGTCATTTACTGAAGAGTACAGACAGGGACTTACCTTTGAGCCACAATTGACAATAGAAGACATAAACTCCTCTTTAAGTATTCAATTTGATAAATGTCAGCTAAAGCAGATACTTTCAAACCTCTTTGATAATGGTTTGAAGTATAGTTTTCTGAAAACGAAAGAATACCGTTTACATGTAACAGCCGGTCAGGACCCAGTAAGCGGTGACTTATTTCTTGACGTGATTGATGAGGGTCCGGGAATAAGCCTTGAGGATAAAGATAAAATTTTTGAACCATTTTACACCACAGCCCATGATGGTACAGGGTTGGGCCTGTATATTTCAAAAGAGCTGTGTGAAGCTAACCAAGCCAGATTGGATTGTATTCCAGTAGCTTTCGGAGGTGCATGCTTCCGAATCAGTTTCGATAACTCCCATTAAGGACAGATGACGCTATGGCAATATCGCAGTCCAAAGTTTTGCTTATTGATGATGAGGCTGATATTCGTCACCTTTTGACGATGACACTCATCCAGATGAAACTCGATGTCGTAAGCTGTAAGGATTTAACGGAAGCTAAAAAGGTATTAAAAGAAGAAACCTTTGAGTTTTGCCTGACAGATCTAAAACTACCGGATGGTAACGGACTGGACATGGTCAGTTACTGCCGTAAAAATTATCCAAATATGCCCATTGCGGTCATTACTGCCTACAGTTCAACTGAAAAGGCCATCGAGGCGATGAAGCTTGGGGCTTTTGATTTTTTATCAAAACCAATCGATCTCAATCACCTTAGGCAACTGCTGAAGCATGCTTTTAAATTTAATATTAGCGAGCAGAACTACCAAAAAGATACAATATATAAAGTCCTCACAGGGGATGATAGCCTTGTTACCAAACTTCGACAAAAAATTGGAAAAGTTAAAAGCTCTCAGGCGCCAGTTGTAATACAGGGGGATGCTGGAACTGAAAAAGAGGCCCTCGCCCAAATAATACATCGCCAAAGCTCTCGTTCTGAACAGGCTTCAGTAACAGTTGATTTTGAAGCTCATAGCAAAGACAACCATGAACAAATTCTTTTTTTCAATGATGAAGAGCATAAAAGCTATCTTCTAAAGGCAAATCATGGCACGTTGATTCTCAGTAATTTGCATCTATTAAGTAACCCACTCCAAAAAAGGTTATTACAGGTCATTGAAGAAAGACAGATCGTTCTTGAGCAACAACAGGAACCCGAATCAATTGATCTAAGAGTCATAGTCTGTACAGAGCAACCACTGACTAGATATGTTGAGCTTGGTATATTAAGAGAAGACCTATTTTTTAGACTAAACGTGATTACCCTCGAGCTACCAGGTCTAAATGAACGACACGAAGATTTTGAGCTGATTGTTAACTCATATCTTAATGAGTATTCTCCGGATAAAACTATTAGTCCACAGGCTTTAAATAAGTTAAAGCAACACAAGTTTCTATATAACTACCGGGAGCTAGAGAACGTTTTGTTCAAAGCCGCGACCTTAGCTGATGGGAATACCATAGACAGTGATGATTTAATTTTAGTTGAAGCCAATCCCTCCAAAAAAAGCTTAACCCCTTCTCCTGTCAATGAACGAGGTGATATACCATTGGATGAATATCTGGAGGCTATTGAAAAGAAAGAAATTGAAAAAGCTCTGGAACAGACTAGATGGAACCGTACCGAAGCAGCTAAGTTACTAAAAATTAGCTTCAGGACCATCCGATATAAAATGAGTAAATTCAATATTGAATAACAAGATTAATTCAGACTAAGAAATCTCTCACAGCAGAAAGGATTAATTTCCGAATGTAGTCTCCCTGTAAATAAGTTACATTTTTTTCATCTAAGGATAGATGGAAAGTAAATATGGAGAAAGGAATTACATTATTAGAGCTGATAATATGCTTAGCTATTATTTCAGCCATAGGAGCAGTGTCTGCCCCTCCTCTTAAAAAGTTTATTGCCGAACAAAGTGTCACCAGTGATGTGAACCTTTTGGTTAACGTTATAAATACAGCCAGATCAAAATCGATAACTCAGAAAGTACCAATTCAGATTTGTGGAATTCAACCTGATAATTCTTGTAGCAGAAACTGGCGAAAACTAATCGTTTCTGAGCCTGATAGTAAAACTGTTTTATATACTCAGTCCCTTAATAATAGCTACGAAAAAGTTTACTGGTCTGCATTCCAGAGAAAACCAGGTTTGACGATGATGCCTAACGGTTTTACTGGACATCAAAATGGGACGCTTTACCTGTGCCATAAAAATTACCCCTCCTTGCACAGAGCACTAATCGTTGCTAAATCCGGCAAAATTACGATAACTCAATCATCTAAAAAGATTCAAAAGCAATGCAGTTATTAATACCGTCTTAACGACACTAATATTTCATAAAGAGCATATTGCCAGCATAGATCGAATACTCTAAAGTAAAACATAGGACATTAAGAAAGTGGTTTAAATGAAATATACCGATATAGAAATCACCGCCGAGTCAGGATTAGAGCTTCTAACCAATGATGAAATCGCACGGCTGAGTGAACATTCTCAGGGTGGCGATCATGAGCTTTTTAAAAAGTGTGTGTTAGCGGTTCTGAACAGTACTCAAATTACTGATGAGCTGGATCTTTATGAAGAGCAACTGAAGTACTTTGATGTTGAAGTGCTTCAACTAAATAAGGGTGTAAAGCTTAAACTGAAAAATGCTCCATCCAGTGCTTTAGTTGAAGGCGAAATGATACAAGGCCTCAAAGAACAAGTTTTTAGTGTGCTAAGAGATATTGTTTTTCTAAAACAAGAGCTTGAATCCAACTCAAGGATAGACTTCAACACAAGCAACGGCTGCACAAATGCAATTTTCCACATATTGCGTAATGCAAAAGCCCTTAAGCCCGGTATTGATCCAAATATTGTAGTATGTTGGGGCGGTCATGCCATCCCTGAATTTGAATATCAATATACTAAAGAAGTTGGTTACAGGCTTGGCCTCAGGGGACTGGATATCATAACAGGTTGTGGCATAGGCGCTATGAAAGGACCAATGAAAGGAGCCTTGGTTGGGCACTCCAAACAGCGCAAAAGCAACGGCCGATACATTGGTATCACAGAGCCCGGAATTATTGCTGCCGAGTCACCAAACCCTATAGTAAATGAGCTTATAATCATGCCTGATATTGAGAAAAGACTTGAGACTTTTGTAAGGCTTGGGCATAGCTTTGTTGTTTTCCCTGGAGGGGTTGGAACTGCCGAAGAAATTCTATACATCCTCGGTATATTGCTACATCCAGAAAATAAAAACTCACCCTTCCCCCTTATTTTTACTGGACCAAAAGAATCATCGCCTTATTTCGAGCGAATCGATCGTTTCATTGGGGATACCCTTGGTACTGAGGCACAACAAAAATACAAAATTATCATAGACGATCCAGTCGCTGTTGCTCATGCTGTGCAGGAAGGAGTATACGCGGTCAGGGAGTACAGAAAAAGTACTCATGATGCGTTCCATTTCAACTGGCAATTAAAAATACAGTGGGACTTTCAGGAAGCTTTCGATCCCACCCATAAGAATATGTCAGAATTAAATTTAAATACAAACCAGCCACTCCACTCATTAGCTGCAAATCTTCGTAAAGCGTTCTCAGGAATTGTCGCCGGTAACATAAAAGAAAAAGGAATTAGTGAGGTTACAAAACATGGTCCTTATCATATTAATGGTGATAGGAATATTATGGATCAGCTAGATGCTTTACTAGAAGCATTTGTCAGCCAGGGTCGAATGAAGCTTAATGCTGCGGATTATGTACCTTGCTACAGAGTATTAAAGCCTAACAAGATAGAAGAGCACATGCCTGTTTAGGAAGTTGGCCAGTTAGCTTTGGCTGGCCGCTAAATTACTTCATGGGTTTACTGATAAGTCTTAAGTCTTCTTCATCAAGAGACTTTAGGTTTTCTACAACAGTTTGCTTTCTGCTTGCTATGTAAATGACCCAATAATCAACGTGGGGACTATTCCAGTTATACGCATATCCAACCCCAATATCATTTTGCTTTAAGAAAAACTCGTGCTCACCAAATAAATGAACCCGATGATGGAAAGAGTTTTTAAAACTATCTAATACAGCGGAAGGACTCGAGTAGCCACCAAGTATAGCTTCGACATGGTTAAGACCTACGGCACCTTTAGGCAGATACAATTTGTATCCTCCATTTATCAGTCGTTGGTCTGGGGTTCCTCCCTCACCGTAGTGGGTCACCTTGCCTGTAGCGGCCATTTCTTCAGCTTTAGATTGGGCTATTTTCGTAAGTAAGCTACTACAACTAAGCTCTTTTCTAAGCTGATCTGGATCTTCAATAACCAGCTTTGCCAATGCCCTTGCTTGCTCTGATAAACCACATTCTTCATAGCTAACTTTATTCTCACTGGGACTATCAGAGCGTTGCAAAGCTTTTGTAGAAAGATAGAAACTAGCTATCAGTAAAATGATTATCAGGCCATTCTTTAACATACAAATCCTGTTTGCTATATGGTATTTCAATACCATTTTCATTAAATAGCTTGTGTATATTCATTATTAGACGGTGTGAAATAAGCCCTTTTTGTTCCGGTCTTTCTATCCAGGCCATTAACTGCAGATCAATACTAGAGGCACCAAATGCACGAAACCTGACCCTAGGCTCGGGGTTTTTACACAGGTCATCGTTGTCATTAGCCATTTCAAGCAAAACATCGTGAACTTGTTCTAAATCACTATCGTAAGAAACCCCAACATTTATCCGGATACGAGTTTTTTCCCAGGGGCCTCCGCTTTCATTGACGATTTTGGCATTTCCCATCACCGAGTTAGGGATGGTAACTTCAACATCATCACGAGTGAGTAATCGAGTGCTTCTGATACCTACGTGTGTTACCCGTCCTCTTTCACCAGTATCGAGGAGTATATAATCACCCAGCTTATATGGAGAATCAGCAACAATAAAAAAACCGGAGAAGAGATTAGCCAAGGTGTCTTTTGCAGCAAAACCGACGGCGATACCAATAATACCTGCTGAAGCAAGCCATGCAGTTGGGTTAATCCCCCAAGATAGAAATAAAACATATAAACCAGCGCCAACTATTAATATCTTAGTTGTGATATCTAAAATTGGAATGGTTCGCTCTTCAATAAACTTGAAGCGATGCTTGTTATGAGAGAATGCTTCCAACGTTATACGGGTAATTTTAAGTAGCTTACCTATAAGCGACAGAATTAATAGAGTTACAACAAAACGTTTTAAAAATGTATCAACACCTTGTGAAAACTGTAGCGCTTCAATAGCTAGGAGCAGTGATAAATAAAAGATGAGTGAATATACGGCCCGGGATAAAATTACAAATAACTTGTCATCGAATTGTCCGGTTGTTTTATTGGCAATTTTGCCTAGTACACTTTTAAACAGCCACTGAAAAAGCTTTGCTAATACAAACCCAATAACTATAACCAGTGCAGCTAACAACCAGGGATTTGACTCTAAACTCTCCCATATTGGAGCAATCGCATCAGGCAGCGTAGACTTTATATCTGTAAACATCTTCTCAGCAACTTCACTACTGGTATCTACCGACTGCTGTTCCGAACCTTCTTTTGCCATTATTAATTCCTTATACCCTATATAAAAAAACGGCTTAGAAAACCATTCTAAGCCGTTTTAATAGAATTACAAATACCGTTTAAGGCATATCGAATTCCTCACCTTCCTTCTCTACTTCTGGTGGCATAAGGTCTTCTTTTTTAACTCCTAGTAATAAAGCTACTGGGCTTGCCACATAGATTGAAGAGTATGTACCGATAAATACACCTACAATCAGGGCTTCCGCAAACGAATGAATCGTTTGACCACCAAAGAAGAATAAAGCAAGTAACACCAATAAGGTTGTAATCGATGTCATCAAAGTACGAGAGAGCGTTTGATTCAAAGAGGTATTAACAACTTCCTCTGAAGAGCCTTTACGCATTCTCAAGAAGTTTTCACGAATACGGTCAAAAACTACGATGGTGTCGTTAAGAGAGTAACCAATGACAGCTAAAAGTGCAGCCAATACGGTTAAGTCAAACTCGACCGCAGTGATGGAGAAGAATCCAACAATAATAATAATATCATGTGCTAATGCGATTACGGAGCCAATCGAGAATTTCCACTCAAAACGCAGGGCAACGTAAATCATGATACATATCAGGGCAACCAGCATGGCCAGACCACCCTTCTCTTTTAGCTCTTCACCAATAACCGGCCCTACAAATGACTGGTCACGCTTAACCACCGTTGAACCGTCGGCTCGCAAAACCTTTAGAACTTCATCACCGACTTTTGCATTTTCGATATGATCCTGCTGAGGCATACGAATCTGTACTATCTTTGCAGAACCAAAATTCTGCACAACGGCACCATTGATCTCAATACTGTCTAGCTGATCATGAATTTTAGGGATATTCGCATCCTGTTCATAACCAACTTCGATTAAAGTACCACCGGTAAAATCCAGACCGTAATTAAGACCTTTGGTAAAAAATGAAGTAATAGATCCGATAATAAGCAATAGTGATAAAACCATTGCAAATTTTCGCAACTTCAAGAAATCA
This window harbors:
- a CDS encoding sigma-54-dependent transcriptional regulator codes for the protein MAISQSKVLLIDDEADIRHLLTMTLIQMKLDVVSCKDLTEAKKVLKEETFEFCLTDLKLPDGNGLDMVSYCRKNYPNMPIAVITAYSSTEKAIEAMKLGAFDFLSKPIDLNHLRQLLKHAFKFNISEQNYQKDTIYKVLTGDDSLVTKLRQKIGKVKSSQAPVVIQGDAGTEKEALAQIIHRQSSRSEQASVTVDFEAHSKDNHEQILFFNDEEHKSYLLKANHGTLILSNLHLLSNPLQKRLLQVIEERQIVLEQQQEPESIDLRVIVCTEQPLTRYVELGILREDLFFRLNVITLELPGLNERHEDFELIVNSYLNEYSPDKTISPQALNKLKQHKFLYNYRELENVLFKAATLADGNTIDSDDLILVEANPSKKSLTPSPVNERGDIPLDEYLEAIEKKEIEKALEQTRWNRTEAAKLLKISFRTIRYKMSKFNIE
- a CDS encoding GspH/FimT family pseudopilin, with amino-acid sequence MEKGITLLELIICLAIISAIGAVSAPPLKKFIAEQSVTSDVNLLVNVINTARSKSITQKVPIQICGIQPDNSCSRNWRKLIVSEPDSKTVLYTQSLNNSYEKVYWSAFQRKPGLTMMPNGFTGHQNGTLYLCHKNYPSLHRALIVAKSGKITITQSSKKIQKQCSY
- the ppnN gene encoding nucleotide 5'-monophosphate nucleosidase PpnN, which codes for MKYTDIEITAESGLELLTNDEIARLSEHSQGGDHELFKKCVLAVLNSTQITDELDLYEEQLKYFDVEVLQLNKGVKLKLKNAPSSALVEGEMIQGLKEQVFSVLRDIVFLKQELESNSRIDFNTSNGCTNAIFHILRNAKALKPGIDPNIVVCWGGHAIPEFEYQYTKEVGYRLGLRGLDIITGCGIGAMKGPMKGALVGHSKQRKSNGRYIGITEPGIIAAESPNPIVNELIIMPDIEKRLETFVRLGHSFVVFPGGVGTAEEILYILGILLHPENKNSPFPLIFTGPKESSPYFERIDRFIGDTLGTEAQQKYKIIIDDPVAVAHAVQEGVYAVREYRKSTHDAFHFNWQLKIQWDFQEAFDPTHKNMSELNLNTNQPLHSLAANLRKAFSGIVAGNIKEKGISEVTKHGPYHINGDRNIMDQLDALLEAFVSQGRMKLNAADYVPCYRVLKPNKIEEHMPV
- a CDS encoding CAP domain-containing protein yields the protein MLKNGLIIILLIASFYLSTKALQRSDSPSENKVSYEECGLSEQARALAKLVIEDPDQLRKELSCSSLLTKIAQSKAEEMAATGKVTHYGEGGTPDQRLINGGYKLYLPKGAVGLNHVEAILGGYSSPSAVLDSFKNSFHHRVHLFGEHEFFLKQNDIGVGYAYNWNSPHVDYWVIYIASRKQTVVENLKSLDEEDLRLISKPMK
- a CDS encoding mechanosensitive ion channel family protein, giving the protein MAKEGSEQQSVDTSSEVAEKMFTDIKSTLPDAIAPIWESLESNPWLLAALVIVIGFVLAKLFQWLFKSVLGKIANKTTGQFDDKLFVILSRAVYSLIFYLSLLLAIEALQFSQGVDTFLKRFVVTLLILSLIGKLLKITRITLEAFSHNKHRFKFIEERTIPILDITTKILIVGAGLYVLFLSWGINPTAWLASAGIIGIAVGFAAKDTLANLFSGFFIVADSPYKLGDYILLDTGERGRVTHVGIRSTRLLTRDDVEVTIPNSVMGNAKIVNESGGPWEKTRIRINVGVSYDSDLEQVHDVLLEMANDNDDLCKNPEPRVRFRAFGASSIDLQLMAWIERPEQKGLISHRLIMNIHKLFNENGIEIPYSKQDLYVKEWPDNHFTDS
- the secF gene encoding protein translocase subunit SecF; translated protein: MQILNKDTNIDFLKLRKFAMVLSLLLIIGSITSFFTKGLNYGLDFTGGTLIEVGYEQDANIPKIHDQLDSIEINGAVVQNFGSAKIVQIRMPQQDHIENAKVGDEVLKVLRADGSTVVKRDQSFVGPVIGEELKEKGGLAMLVALICIMIYVALRFEWKFSIGSVIALAHDIIIIVGFFSITAVEFDLTVLAALLAVIGYSLNDTIVVFDRIRENFLRMRKGSSEEVVNTSLNQTLSRTLMTSITTLLVLLALFFFGGQTIHSFAEALIVGVFIGTYSSIYVASPVALLLGVKKEDLMPPEVEKEGEEFDMP